TGTCCATCTTCCTGATTCCTGAGACACTTTGATAGCTTCTTCAGCTTTAGCTTTCTCAGCATCATCTTTATAATAAATTACAGAACGGTATTGAGTTCCGATATCATTCCCCTGTCTGTTAAGCTGAGTAGGATCATGAAGGAAGAAAAATACATCCATTAATTGCTCATAAGAAATAATGGATGGATCATAAGTGATCTGTACTACTTCTGCATGCCCTGTTTCTCCTGTACAAACTTCCTGATACGTCGGGTTATCTTTATGCCCTCCTGAATATCCTGAAATGGCAGACTGTACTCCTTTCAGCATATTGAAACAGCTTTCTACACACCAGAAGCATCCGCCTCCGAAAGTAATCTGTTCTAAGTTATTGTTGTCCATTGTTGGTAATTATATTGTTTTACTGTCTTTTCCAGACCCGGAAAAAGCTGATCAAAAGTAAGAAAAACTTTTTCATTTGAACATGATTTTATGTTGTAAACTCAAATTGCAATGATAGATGTGACAAATGATTTTCAACTCGATTATGAAGTTTTTTTATAGGCGAATATGGGAGGTAAGATGAAAGAGATAATTTCCAAGGTCTTTTAAAGCGGTTAGTATTAGCAATGTCATGCTGAGCTGGGTCGAAGCATCTCAATTATATATTTTTCATTTTAATTTTAAACACGAATAGCACAAATACTTTCACAAATAAACACAAGGGAATACAACATAATCATCTGTGAAAATCTGTGTAATCTGCGGTGAAAAACAAAAGCACCCTAAAAAAGGATGCTCTATATTATTAAAATAGCGTTCAGTTATTTTTCCCAAACCAAAGCACTTGCTCCAAGAATAGCAGCATCTGCTTCGTCTAGTTCACTGAATACCAGCTTTACTTTATTTCTGAAAATGGGAAGAAGGTTTCTTTCCATATGAAGCTTAGCAGGTTTTAAAATAAAATCTCCGGCTTTAATTACTCCTCCGAAAAGAAGAATAGCTTCAGGTGAAGAGAACATTACAAAATTAGCTAATGCTTCACCCAGCTTCTGTCCTGTATATCTGAAAACTTCAATAGCAATTGGGTCTTCTTTAACGGCACATTCGTATACTGTTTTAGAATTAATTTCGTCTTCAGGATATTGATTCAGCATTGATTCTGGAAATTCGGCTCTCATTTTCTTTGCTGTAATGGTAATTCCGGTAGCAGAGGCGTATGCTTCCAGACTTCCTTCAGAACCTGTGCTCCAGTGCTTTCTTCCGCCTGGTTTTACAATCGTATGTCCTAATTCTCCGGCAAACCCGTCATGTCCATAGATTAAACTTCCGTTAGCGATGATTCCACTGCCTACTCCTGTTCCCAAGGTGATCATGATGAAATCTTTCATTCCTCTTGCCGCTCCGAAAAGCATTTCTCCCAATGCTGCAGCATTCGCATCATTGGTCACTGTACAAGGCAGATTGAATTTTGCAGTCATCAGCTCAGCGAAAGGAATTACGCCTTTCCATGGAAGGTTGGGGGCCAGTTCTATGGTTCCTTTGTAGTAGTTTGCATTGGGTGCGCCTACTCCAATTCCGTCAAAGTGTGCTTCAGTCCCATACTTTTCCATCATTGGATGAACATGTTCATATAAAGCATCAATGAAATCTTCTACTTTATCGTAAGCATCTGTTCTAAGATTTCCTTTATCCAGAACTTCTCCACGGTGGTTTACAATTCCGAATTTAGTATTGGTTCCGCCGATGTCAACTCCAAGGGCAACTTGTTTTGATAAATCTATTAATGACATTTCTATTATTAAATTCTAGGGGCTAAAATTATAAAAAAGATTGTATTAATAGATGAATAACTCCGTTTTATTTAATATGTTAAACTGGTTTTACTGTTTTTTTCTTTTTTCTTCCCCACCAGATCATAAATCCGGTAACCGGAAGAGAGGCACAGATAATACTTACAATAAAAGCAATGATCTTTGTTGGAAGCCCTAAAATAGCACCTACGTGAATATCATAATTGGCACTCACTACCTTTTCCCCGAAGTTTTTGTCCTTCGGATCATGAGTATGAAGAAGCTCTCCTGAGTTTTCATCAAAGATTAAGCTGCTGCTTTTATGGTAAGAATAAGAAAGGTGTTTTACATACACTTCAAAGTTAGGATGTTCATGGTCATCCATATGTGGGTGCCCCAAATCTATAGCAAAACCATAAGAATCCGGATATTTTGTTTGTACTGTATTGATGATTTTATCAAGTGTTCCTTCTGTTCTCAGCTCAATAGGAGCTTTTGTCTTGATATGGGAAAAGTCCGGGTACTTGGTTTCTCCTCCGGAAAATAGTACGTAGATCATGGCCTGAACTACAAAAAATGCATAGAAAAGTCCGGTAATAGAGAAGATCAAAGCAAAGATAGAGGCATAAAATCCTAATACATTATGAAGATCATAGTTCTTTCGTTTCCAGCTTTTAATATTTTTCCATTTGAATGCGAAACGTTGTTTTCTGGCTGCTTTATTCTTAGGCCACCAAAGAATGATTCCGGAAATCAGCATAATAACGAAAATAATAACAGGAATTCCTACTACATAAGTTCCCCAGTCCTGCTTCAAAAGGAAGCTCCAGTGGATCATTTTTATAATGTTAAAGAATCCGTTTTTTTCATCATATACTCCAAGTACTTTTCCGGTGTATGGATTTACATAAGCCTGTTTATAGATAGGAAATTCATCAAAATAATTCCAGGCATTTGTATTATGTTCATACCAGAAGAACATATAAGACATTTTTTTGTCAATAGGAACGTTTACCCAGTGGATTGGATATTTCTCTTTGACCTGTTCGGCAACAGCTTTTTCCATCACTCGGATAGGAAGTACCTGTTTCTGCTCGATATTTTGCTCATGGTGGTACATTACATCTTTTCGGGTGATGTTTTCCACTTCATCCTTAAAAACGTATAATGCTCCGGTAATAGAGATAATAAAGATCAGAAAGCCTATTGCCAATCCGAACCAGAGGTGCAGTTTGGCAGACCATTTTTTGAAAAAGCCCGGTTTCTTTTTATGATGATGGTTTTTCTTCATATAACAGTAAAAAGTAAAGCAAAGATAGGTTTTACTTTTTATTTGGATTAATTAAAATTTATATTCAATCATGAATGTTCCTCTCAGTCCGAGAGCATTCGTAAAGTCACTGTCTCTGGCAGTCCACCATGAAATAGCAGGCTGATATACTTTATTGAACAGGTTTTCAATACCTAATGACAGTCTCCAGTTGTTACTTACTTCGTAGCTGGATTTGAAGTTAAAAACGGTATATTCCGGAACATATCCTTCCCCGTAGGCATACTGTCCCGTTTTAGCATTAGGTTCGAATCTGTTTTGTGTAAAAGAATGAAGCATATCCAGCCCGACAGATAGAGCAGGAACAGGTCTTACCTGAACATAGGCCAATACTTTTGGTGCAGAAATTCTGCTGTTGTTGATCTTTGTAGAGTAGTCACCGTCATCTTTTACAGAGGTAATTCCTTCCATCCAGCTGTAGCTTCCGCCAAACTGAATCCATTTTGCAGGAGTAAAATGTAAAAATCCTTCTACACCATATACAATTTCTGGTGACCTCTGAATCATTAATGCTCTGTCCGGGCTCTGTACAAATGATGCTCCAAGTTTAGAAGTACTTACATACGATGTTAATTCATAGTTCAACCAGCTGGAAAGCTGTCCCGTTGCACCCAATTCGTAATTGTTAACGATGATGGGTTTGGTTTCCAGGCTATTGATAGTTTCAGAAGTTGAGGTTCTTAAAATTCTTCCTAGCTCATTGATAGAGTAGGCTTGAGAGAAGCTTCCGAAAAGGTTGATATAAGGTTCAATATTATAACGGATACCAATATTTCCTACCAAAGCATTATAATCCAGTTTTCCACCGGCTACAGGAATACTTTTGGTGAAAGTTCCGTCACTTTTCAGTGTAGAAAGCGTATTGAAATCATCTACATTTACTTTGATGTTTTCGTAGCGAAGTCCTCCTTTAATGGTTATTTTTTTAAACAGGTCAATTTTAGCCAACACGAAAGGCGCAATATTAGTCATGTTCATATTAGGAGTCCAGAAACGGCCGTCTTCCAGCTTCTGTACAGTCTCATCATTCAGAATATCAGCTCCATACATGATTTCTCCCTGAGAGTTGGCTGAATTCCAAAGCTGGGTGTCAAAATTGAATCTTGCTCCTTTTTTATGGGAAATAACATTCGACTGTCCGCCATTGAAAAAGGTATCACTGTATCCGTAAACGGTTTTGAAATCCTGATAATAAAGATTGATATTTAAAGAAGTTCCTGCAAACAGGTTCTTGTTGTCATAGCTTACTCTGATATTGTGATTTTTTGGTGTTCCCTGAGGCGTTGTTTCCAGTCCTTTTCCAATTCCTTCACCAATGGTAGGCGTGATGCCGTATTTCCCTGTTTTTAAACCTACATTCAGGTCTGATCTTGAAGAATAACCAATGTAAGATGCTTCAATTCTTTGGTTCTCGTTGATGTCATACCCTATTTTCAGCAATCCATTGTAGTTATCCATCTTTGCTATACTGTAAGTAGGGCTTATCAAAACGCCGTCTCCGTCCTTTGTATATCCTGTTCTTTCATAGGCTAATGAAAGGGTATAATCAAACTTCTTGATTTTCCCGGTTAAAAGCTGGCTGGCTCTTACTCCTAACGTACCACCGTAAGGCTGTCCGGTAAAACCAATCTGAGAAGTTCCGGAGATCTTTTTATCTGTTTTGTTTCTTTTTGTAATATAATTGATAATCCCACCATCTGCTCCGTTTCCATAGATAGAAGATGCTCCTTTGATCACCTCAATTCTTTCAATGGCTGAAGGGTCGATCGTCCTTAAATCTCTGGCTCCGTTACGAAGTGGGGTAGACTGTGGAATTCCATCAATCAAAACCAGAACCTGGCGTCCTCTTAACGTCTGTCCGGAGTTGGAAGTCTGCCCTGAATTGGTTCCTAAACTTGGAACCGTATATTGCAGGATGCTTGTAATATCTGAGTTAACAGTCAGTTGAGACTGAATCTGTTTTTCTCCTACCACGGTAATAGAGCTTGGAACTTCTTTGATGTTCTCCCTTTTTCTTGAAGCCGTCATGACAACCTCGTCTACATTTTTAGTCTGTAGGGTATCTTTTACCTGAGCAAAAACGGTAGTCGTCCCTAAGCAGGCAGCTGATAAAAGCACTTTTTTCATTATATTTTCTTTCCTTTTTTCTTTCTTTTTCCCCACCAGACAAGAAATCCGGTTACAGGGAGTGATGTACATGTGAGGCCGGCCATAAACCAGATGATCTTTCCAATGATTCCGAAGTAGGATCCTGTATGGATGTCATAATTGGCATTGGAAAATTTCTCGGCAGTACTGAGTTTTTGATGAGGTTTGTTGGCTAGTAGCTTTCCAGAGTATTTGTCAAAAGTCAGGATATTTCTTTCACTGTATCTGCCATCCATTCCGTAAACGGTTACCGGAAGACTTTTAAGCTCTTTTCCTTTTTTATTCTTTCCGTTTAGGGTAATTCTGAAGCTGGATGATTTTGTGTACAATTTTTCAGTCTGTGTCGCAGCCAGATCGAAAACCGCTTCATTTTTTGCCATCAGGGAGTCCGGAGATTTTCTTTCCTTTTCCTTTGGAAGCTCCCAAGAACCGGATAAAGCAAATGTGAATGTATTTTTTACATAGGGATAAGCAAAATAGAGCCCTGTAACACTTAACAGTAAGGCAATAAATGATGCATAGAACCCTAATATGTTGTGAAGGTCATAATTTTTACGTTTCCAGTTTTTTACATTTTCCCAATTGAACCAAAAACGTCCTTTTCTGGCATTTTTATTTTTAGGCCACCATAAAATGATTCCTGTAATGAGCATAACAATGAAAAGAACGGTTGGAATTCCTACGGTGTACGGCCCCCATTCTGAATTAAGCAGAAGTCCCCAGTGGAGATATTTCAGAATACTGAATACATCATATTTTTCATTATAAACTGCAAGAATTTGCCCGGTATATTGGTTTACATAAACAAGTTTGTTGATACGTACCTGCTGAAAATAGTTCCATCCCTTTTTGCTTTTGTCATAGTAGTCAAACTGATAGGATTTCGTTTTGTCCAACGGAATTTCTACAGCGCTTACAGGATATTTTTCATTAAGCTCCAATGAGACTTTTTCACGAAGCAGATTGATAGGCAAGGCTTTTTTCCCAATATCTTCTTTTTTCAGATAAATGGCTTCTTTGCGAAGACTATTC
The nucleotide sequence above comes from Chryseobacterium sp. 7. Encoded proteins:
- the msrA gene encoding peptide-methionine (S)-S-oxide reductase MsrA, which produces MDNNNLEQITFGGGCFWCVESCFNMLKGVQSAISGYSGGHKDNPTYQEVCTGETGHAEVVQITYDPSIISYEQLMDVFFFLHDPTQLNRQGNDIGTQYRSVIYYKDDAEKAKAEEAIKVSQESGRWTGTYVTELTKFDKFWPAEQYHQGYYNENPTQPYCSAVVGPKIQKFKKHFGEQGLLNVE
- a CDS encoding ROK family protein, which translates into the protein MSLIDLSKQVALGVDIGGTNTKFGIVNHRGEVLDKGNLRTDAYDKVEDFIDALYEHVHPMMEKYGTEAHFDGIGVGAPNANYYKGTIELAPNLPWKGVIPFAELMTAKFNLPCTVTNDANAAALGEMLFGAARGMKDFIMITLGTGVGSGIIANGSLIYGHDGFAGELGHTIVKPGGRKHWSTGSEGSLEAYASATGITITAKKMRAEFPESMLNQYPEDEINSKTVYECAVKEDPIAIEVFRYTGQKLGEALANFVMFSSPEAILLFGGVIKAGDFILKPAKLHMERNLLPIFRNKVKLVFSELDEADAAILGASALVWEK
- a CDS encoding PepSY-associated TM helix domain-containing protein; this translates as MKKNHHHKKKPGFFKKWSAKLHLWFGLAIGFLIFIISITGALYVFKDEVENITRKDVMYHHEQNIEQKQVLPIRVMEKAVAEQVKEKYPIHWVNVPIDKKMSYMFFWYEHNTNAWNYFDEFPIYKQAYVNPYTGKVLGVYDEKNGFFNIIKMIHWSFLLKQDWGTYVVGIPVIIFVIMLISGIILWWPKNKAARKQRFAFKWKNIKSWKRKNYDLHNVLGFYASIFALIFSITGLFYAFFVVQAMIYVLFSGGETKYPDFSHIKTKAPIELRTEGTLDKIINTVQTKYPDSYGFAIDLGHPHMDDHEHPNFEVYVKHLSYSYHKSSSLIFDENSGELLHTHDPKDKNFGEKVVSANYDIHVGAILGLPTKIIAFIVSIICASLPVTGFMIWWGRKKKKTVKPV
- a CDS encoding TonB-dependent receptor: MKKVLLSAACLGTTTVFAQVKDTLQTKNVDEVVMTASRKRENIKEVPSSITVVGEKQIQSQLTVNSDITSILQYTVPSLGTNSGQTSNSGQTLRGRQVLVLIDGIPQSTPLRNGARDLRTIDPSAIERIEVIKGASSIYGNGADGGIINYITKRNKTDKKISGTSQIGFTGQPYGGTLGVRASQLLTGKIKKFDYTLSLAYERTGYTKDGDGVLISPTYSIAKMDNYNGLLKIGYDINENQRIEASYIGYSSRSDLNVGLKTGKYGITPTIGEGIGKGLETTPQGTPKNHNIRVSYDNKNLFAGTSLNINLYYQDFKTVYGYSDTFFNGGQSNVISHKKGARFNFDTQLWNSANSQGEIMYGADILNDETVQKLEDGRFWTPNMNMTNIAPFVLAKIDLFKKITIKGGLRYENIKVNVDDFNTLSTLKSDGTFTKSIPVAGGKLDYNALVGNIGIRYNIEPYINLFGSFSQAYSINELGRILRTSTSETINSLETKPIIVNNYELGATGQLSSWLNYELTSYVSTSKLGASFVQSPDRALMIQRSPEIVYGVEGFLHFTPAKWIQFGGSYSWMEGITSVKDDGDYSTKINNSRISAPKVLAYVQVRPVPALSVGLDMLHSFTQNRFEPNAKTGQYAYGEGYVPEYTVFNFKSSYEVSNNWRLSLGIENLFNKVYQPAISWWTARDSDFTNALGLRGTFMIEYKF
- a CDS encoding PepSY-associated TM helix domain-containing protein, whose translation is MRKKHHQKRKAPSKKWSAKLHLWFGLSVGIIVFIVALSGTLYIFKDEIQNSLRKEAIYLKKEDIGKKALPINLLREKVSLELNEKYPVSAVEIPLDKTKSYQFDYYDKSKKGWNYFQQVRINKLVYVNQYTGQILAVYNEKYDVFSILKYLHWGLLLNSEWGPYTVGIPTVLFIVMLITGIILWWPKNKNARKGRFWFNWENVKNWKRKNYDLHNILGFYASFIALLLSVTGLYFAYPYVKNTFTFALSGSWELPKEKERKSPDSLMAKNEAVFDLAATQTEKLYTKSSSFRITLNGKNKKGKELKSLPVTVYGMDGRYSERNILTFDKYSGKLLANKPHQKLSTAEKFSNANYDIHTGSYFGIIGKIIWFMAGLTCTSLPVTGFLVWWGKRKKKGKKI